From one Nocardioides sp. Kera G14 genomic stretch:
- a CDS encoding oxidoreductase, translating to MTAAKWTPADIPDLTGRVAVITGPSLGGIGYFTALELARKGAHVILAGRSQAKLDESAAAIRREAPAAQLTATTLDLTSFESVRRAAGELAALGPIDLLLNNAGIMATPHGRTKDGLEQQIGTNHYGPFLLTGLLFPQLEAAPAGRVVTVASLAHTLVRTPPLDDPRADIPGYHRWPTYGRSKLANLLFTYELDRRLSAKGSTVTALAAHPGFAHTHIVANGKTFGPLSRMLNKSYRIMAQDAAGGARPTLMAATAQLPGGTYVGPGGPAEIAGAPRIVRSTRLSHDTDAAARLWSLSEEVTCLAWP from the coding sequence ATGACCGCCGCGAAGTGGACCCCCGCCGACATCCCAGACCTCACCGGGAGGGTCGCCGTGATCACCGGCCCGAGCCTCGGCGGCATCGGGTACTTCACCGCCCTCGAGCTCGCACGCAAGGGCGCGCACGTCATCCTCGCCGGCCGCAGCCAGGCGAAGCTCGACGAGTCGGCGGCGGCGATCAGGCGCGAAGCCCCCGCGGCACAGCTCACCGCGACGACCCTCGACCTCACGAGCTTCGAGTCCGTACGTCGTGCGGCCGGCGAGCTCGCCGCCCTCGGGCCGATCGACCTGCTGCTCAACAACGCCGGCATCATGGCCACACCGCACGGCCGGACGAAGGACGGTCTCGAGCAGCAGATCGGCACCAACCACTACGGTCCCTTCCTGCTCACGGGGCTCCTCTTTCCGCAGCTCGAGGCGGCACCGGCGGGACGGGTCGTCACTGTCGCGAGCCTCGCCCACACGCTCGTCAGGACGCCGCCGCTGGACGACCCGCGCGCCGACATCCCGGGCTACCACCGCTGGCCGACGTACGGCCGCTCCAAGCTGGCCAACCTGCTCTTCACCTACGAGCTCGACCGACGGCTCAGCGCGAAGGGCAGCACGGTCACGGCGCTGGCGGCGCACCCCGGCTTCGCGCACACGCACATCGTCGCGAACGGCAAGACCTTCGGGCCGCTCTCCCGGATGCTCAACAAGTCCTACCGGATCATGGCCCAGGACGCCGCCGGCGGCGCCCGGCCGACCCTGATGGCAGCGACCGCGCAACTCCCCGGCGGCACCTACGTCGGCCCGGGCGGGCCCGCCGAGATCGCGGGCGCTCCGAGGATCGTCCGGTCGACGAGGCTGTCCCACGACACCGACGCCGCAGCACGCCTCTGGAGCCTCTCGGAGGAGGTCACCTGCCTCGCCTGGCCGTGA
- a CDS encoding fibronectin type III domain-containing protein has translation MRHLGTTLKGVLAVVAALGVCAAIFVVSGVLGGDGTSSPYAGTGLPPSQSPASAVPELDPSAAGSVAPTRGLPPERQAQPRPETAAGSGPVDTGLSRPVHGAKAVSELGTSLPAVATNAGLTSAQLEGVLRSDPTAWVSRDGRVFYKEEVPTAPKPVAGLSKTAGTAQAPYPLSSTFALHSLPGSHHTLFLDFDGVSVLSTNAWVTQAGVTAGTYAGWDPAGNGAGFTDDERAAIQGIWARVAEDYSAFDIDVTTQDPGSAALSMSTATDVDFGTHVVVTDSAAPETAICGTGGCGGVAWTNVIDSPVSKWGGAADLNEIAWIFPNSLTDMSSSVAEAAAHEAGHTFGLVHDGNSATGDSYYEPDNGDGSKVWAPIMGASYYNAISQWSKGDYPGATNWGTSSLGKSIQIAKQDDVALIRAIAGTRATPTSSIASPLAVDGTTRYRTRSTDTDTYLLGACGAGATISANGALVGPDVDLALSVVDSSGRPAAGTSLDTNPTTTQALAADPDPWNRSYGVEVPSGASSSITLGSAGGPYFAVVRPGGNLGGVWASGGYDAYASLGAYVLTQSGCSAAAAASSDAGTTSSAAPSTTPSTPSTPATSVSSTVAATTPGSMTTAPNAAPVTSSSAPIGAPSVTPRVPATPAAAIRPGRPGGRRTVVVSWVPGASGTRPISTFRITLYVVRNGHTRVLRQWVVGPTLRRRELRLAAGGRRYAVSVTAVSAVGSSPPSRRTRAAAPR, from the coding sequence ATGCGTCATCTCGGGACGACGCTGAAGGGCGTCCTCGCCGTCGTCGCAGCGCTTGGGGTCTGCGCGGCGATCTTCGTCGTGTCGGGAGTCCTCGGCGGTGACGGCACGTCGTCGCCGTACGCCGGCACGGGGCTGCCTCCGAGTCAGAGCCCGGCCTCGGCGGTGCCCGAGCTGGACCCCTCGGCCGCCGGGAGCGTCGCACCGACCCGCGGCCTGCCGCCCGAGCGTCAGGCCCAGCCCCGTCCTGAGACGGCGGCCGGCTCCGGTCCGGTCGACACCGGGCTGAGCCGACCTGTCCATGGCGCAAAGGCGGTCTCCGAGCTCGGCACCAGCCTGCCCGCGGTCGCGACCAACGCCGGCCTGACGTCCGCGCAGCTCGAGGGCGTGCTCAGGAGCGACCCGACGGCCTGGGTCAGCCGGGACGGCCGGGTCTTCTACAAGGAGGAGGTGCCCACCGCCCCGAAGCCGGTCGCCGGCCTCAGCAAGACCGCCGGCACGGCGCAGGCGCCCTATCCGCTGAGCAGCACGTTCGCCCTGCACAGCCTGCCCGGCTCCCACCACACGCTCTTCCTCGACTTCGACGGCGTCTCGGTCCTGAGCACGAACGCGTGGGTGACGCAGGCCGGCGTGACGGCCGGCACCTATGCCGGCTGGGACCCGGCCGGCAACGGTGCCGGCTTCACCGACGACGAGCGCGCCGCGATCCAGGGGATCTGGGCGCGCGTCGCCGAGGACTACAGCGCGTTCGACATCGACGTGACGACGCAGGACCCGGGCAGCGCCGCGCTGTCGATGAGCACGGCCACCGACGTCGACTTCGGCACCCACGTCGTCGTCACCGACTCCGCCGCCCCGGAGACCGCGATCTGCGGGACCGGTGGCTGTGGGGGTGTCGCCTGGACCAACGTCATCGACTCGCCCGTCTCGAAGTGGGGCGGCGCCGCCGACCTCAACGAGATCGCCTGGATCTTCCCCAACTCCCTGACCGACATGTCATCGAGCGTCGCCGAGGCCGCGGCGCACGAGGCGGGGCACACCTTCGGCCTGGTCCACGACGGCAACAGCGCCACGGGCGACAGCTACTACGAGCCGGACAATGGTGACGGCAGCAAGGTCTGGGCGCCGATCATGGGCGCCTCGTACTACAACGCGATCTCGCAGTGGTCGAAGGGCGACTATCCCGGCGCCACCAACTGGGGCACCAGCTCGCTCGGGAAGTCGATCCAGATCGCCAAGCAGGACGACGTCGCCCTGATCCGCGCGATCGCCGGCACCCGGGCGACACCCACGAGCTCGATCGCCTCGCCCCTCGCCGTCGATGGCACCACCCGTTACCGGACCCGCAGCACCGACACCGACACCTACCTGCTCGGCGCCTGCGGGGCCGGCGCCACGATCAGCGCCAACGGTGCCCTCGTCGGGCCCGACGTCGACCTTGCGCTCAGTGTCGTGGACAGCTCCGGACGGCCCGCTGCCGGCACCAGCCTGGACACGAACCCCACCACCACCCAGGCACTCGCCGCCGATCCGGATCCCTGGAACCGCTCGTACGGCGTCGAGGTCCCCTCCGGGGCGAGCTCGTCGATCACGCTGGGCTCGGCCGGCGGTCCGTACTTCGCCGTCGTCCGGCCCGGCGGCAACCTCGGTGGCGTCTGGGCCTCGGGGGGCTATGACGCCTACGCCAGCCTCGGCGCGTACGTCCTCACCCAGAGCGGCTGCAGCGCCGCAGCGGCCGCGTCGTCCGATGCCGGGACCACGTCGTCGGCCGCGCCGTCCACCACGCCGTCCACGCCGTCCACACCGGCGACGTCCGTCTCGTCAACGGTGGCCGCGACGACGCCCGGCTCCATGACCACGGCACCGAACGCGGCGCCGGTCACCTCGTCGTCCGCCCCGATCGGCGCCCCCTCGGTGACGCCCCGCGTCCCGGCGACGCCGGCCGCCGCCATCCGCCCGGGCCGTCCGGGCGGCCGCCGCACCGTCGTCGTCTCGTGGGTCCCCGGCGCGAGTGGCACCCGTCCGATCAGCACCTTCCGGATCACGCTGTACGTCGTCCGCAACGGTCACACCCGCGTGCTGCGACAGTGGGTGGTCGGGCCGACGCTCCGCCGCCGCGAGCTCCGTCTCGCCGCCGGCGGCAGGCGGTACGCCGTCAGCGTGACGGCCGTCAGCGCCGTGGGCTCGAGTCCTCCCAGTCGCCGTACCCGCGCCGCCGCTCCGCGTTGA
- a CDS encoding nuclear transport factor 2 family protein yields the protein MTVESLPAAIIWNAPNDPHPARTASQRSYAAVARGDLAEWLTVYAEDAVLEDPVGPSMFDPEGRGHHGHTGISAFWEAAIAPIDSFEFRINDSFANPGSNTCANIGQIRTAFADGSFTVTDLIMVYVVNDEGRVTSMRAYWEPERTMGSFTAAP from the coding sequence ATGACGGTGGAGAGCCTTCCCGCAGCGATCATCTGGAACGCCCCCAACGACCCCCATCCTGCGCGGACGGCCTCGCAGCGCTCCTACGCGGCCGTGGCGCGCGGCGACCTCGCCGAGTGGCTGACGGTGTACGCCGAGGACGCGGTGCTCGAGGACCCCGTCGGTCCGTCGATGTTCGACCCCGAGGGACGCGGCCACCACGGCCACACCGGGATCTCCGCCTTCTGGGAGGCGGCGATCGCGCCGATCGACTCCTTCGAGTTCCGGATCAACGACTCGTTCGCGAACCCCGGCTCGAACACCTGCGCCAACATCGGCCAGATCCGGACCGCCTTCGCCGACGGCTCCTTCACGGTGACGGACCTGATCATGGTGTACGTCGTGAACGACGAGGGCCGGGTGACCTCGATGCGGGCGTACTGGGAGCCGGAGCGCACGATGGGATCGTTCACCGCTGCTCCCTGA
- a CDS encoding fibronectin type III domain-containing protein, with protein MKLPGRLGMGIAALAITVTGAATLASGSEHSATAHSGLAQATVTTLQPVVPGMELSTNAPTSTSTASASGTPVRPTPVSTGLEKPTHGHAAVEALGAALPAVAEKAGLSSVELTGVLDSDPTAWVSPAGRVFYKEEVPTAPTQASSFVADPTDTPYPLADTFTLHSLKGSKHTIFLDFDGVDLSSTTGWAADDDLAAGPYGGWDPAGDGSTFNNQEEAAVQEIWARVAEDYSAFDVDVTTEDPGDAALERTSTGDQTFGTRVVVTDSQLPMLVICDNPATRALDGECGGVAWTGLIDLPTSEMSAAQCGAADCNQIAWVFPSALSDIPSSIAEAAAHEAGHTFGLVHDGDSTTGDSYYAPGESDWSKARVWAPIMGASYYNAVSQWSKGSYPGATNWSDGERIALQDDVAIIRSIAGTRSTETGTLAKPLEVDGATRYITASNAAAYYSLGSCAAGATVSTDVARIGPDLDVDLTIAVAGSGAPVQSADPTTTQSLDQATWTPVTTGQGSSVTLDSAGGPYVAIVRGGGNLGGNWASGGYDGYASLGAYSLTVAGCDAAGDQAAQVRGLSAAVTPRSGQISVSWKAPAKDTVSSYDVVLRRGSTLVAEHDGLTPSATSATFTGLPAATYWVMVIAHSDAGTSTTAVSTVLPAYVVPRVPSAPRAGIRAGHKGGRKTVVLSWAPGSAGTKPVTGYQLTVYAIRKHRATVARRLAVRASVRATELALKARKGVTYAVAVQARNAVGWSPLSARTKAVTPK; from the coding sequence GTGAAGCTGCCCGGTCGCCTCGGAATGGGTATCGCCGCGCTCGCCATCACCGTGACCGGTGCGGCGACCCTGGCGTCCGGATCGGAGCACTCAGCCACCGCTCACAGCGGCCTGGCGCAGGCCACTGTGACCACTCTGCAGCCCGTCGTCCCGGGCATGGAGCTCTCCACGAACGCTCCGACCTCGACCTCGACCGCTTCCGCGTCGGGGACGCCCGTGCGCCCGACGCCGGTCTCCACCGGTCTCGAGAAGCCCACGCACGGCCATGCCGCCGTGGAGGCCCTGGGCGCCGCGCTCCCGGCCGTGGCCGAGAAAGCCGGGCTCTCGTCCGTCGAGCTCACCGGCGTGCTGGACTCCGACCCGACCGCGTGGGTCAGCCCGGCCGGTCGGGTCTTCTACAAGGAGGAGGTCCCGACAGCGCCGACGCAGGCCTCGAGCTTCGTCGCCGATCCCACAGACACGCCCTATCCGCTCGCCGACACCTTCACGCTGCACAGCCTGAAGGGATCGAAGCACACGATCTTCCTCGACTTCGACGGCGTGGACCTGTCATCGACCACCGGCTGGGCCGCCGACGATGACCTCGCTGCGGGGCCTTACGGGGGCTGGGATCCTGCCGGCGACGGGTCCACCTTCAACAACCAGGAGGAGGCGGCGGTCCAGGAGATCTGGGCGCGCGTCGCCGAGGACTACAGCGCCTTCGACGTCGACGTCACGACCGAGGACCCGGGCGACGCTGCGCTCGAGCGGACCAGCACGGGCGACCAGACCTTCGGAACCCGCGTCGTGGTGACCGACTCGCAGCTGCCGATGCTCGTCATCTGCGACAACCCCGCCACCCGTGCCCTCGACGGGGAGTGCGGCGGCGTCGCCTGGACCGGCCTCATCGACCTCCCGACCAGCGAGATGTCGGCGGCCCAATGTGGCGCGGCGGACTGCAACCAGATCGCCTGGGTCTTCCCGAGTGCGCTCAGCGACATCCCCTCGTCCATCGCCGAGGCGGCCGCTCACGAGGCCGGCCACACCTTCGGCCTGGTCCACGACGGTGACAGCACCACGGGCGACAGCTACTACGCGCCCGGTGAGTCCGACTGGAGCAAGGCTCGCGTCTGGGCACCGATCATGGGAGCCAGCTACTACAACGCCGTCAGCCAGTGGTCCAAGGGCAGCTATCCCGGCGCGACGAACTGGAGTGACGGCGAGCGGATCGCGCTCCAGGACGACGTCGCGATCATCCGCTCGATCGCCGGCACGAGGTCGACCGAGACGGGCACGCTCGCCAAACCGCTGGAGGTCGACGGCGCCACCCGATACATCACCGCCTCCAACGCCGCGGCCTACTACTCCTTGGGGTCCTGCGCCGCCGGTGCGACCGTCAGCACCGACGTCGCCCGCATCGGCCCGGATCTCGACGTGGACCTCACGATCGCCGTCGCAGGGAGTGGCGCGCCCGTCCAGTCCGCCGACCCGACGACGACGCAGTCGCTCGACCAGGCGACCTGGACCCCCGTCACCACCGGGCAGGGCAGCAGCGTGACGCTCGACTCGGCGGGCGGCCCCTATGTCGCGATCGTGCGCGGCGGCGGCAACCTCGGCGGCAACTGGGCCTCGGGCGGCTACGACGGCTACGCCAGCCTCGGCGCCTACTCACTGACCGTCGCGGGCTGTGACGCCGCCGGCGACCAGGCCGCCCAGGTCCGTGGCCTCTCGGCAGCGGTCACGCCCCGCTCCGGCCAGATCTCCGTGAGCTGGAAGGCGCCCGCCAAGGACACGGTGAGCAGCTACGACGTCGTCCTACGACGCGGGTCGACCCTCGTCGCCGAGCATGACGGCCTGACCCCGTCGGCGACCAGCGCGACCTTCACCGGTCTCCCGGCTGCGACCTACTGGGTGATGGTCATCGCCCACTCCGACGCCGGAACCAGCACCACCGCGGTCAGCACCGTCCTGCCGGCGTACGTCGTCCCGCGGGTGCCGAGTGCGCCGCGGGCCGGGATCCGGGCCGGCCACAAGGGGGGACGGAAGACGGTGGTCCTCTCGTGGGCGCCGGGATCGGCCGGGACGAAGCCGGTCACGGGCTACCAGCTCACCGTCTACGCCATCCGGAAGCACCGCGCGACGGTGGCTCGCCGCCTGGCGGTCCGCGCCTCGGTCCGGGCGACCGAACTCGCCCTCAAGGCCAGGAAGGGCGTGACCTATGCGGTCGCCGTCCAGGCTCGCAACGCGGTCGGCTGGAGTCCGTTGAGCGCGCGGACCAAGGCAGTTACTCCCAAGTAA
- a CDS encoding acyl-CoA dehydrogenase, protein MSHYKSNLRDIEFNLFEVFGTDKLLGTGPWAELDIDTAKEILAEVERISREDLAASFEDSDRNPPVFDPTTNTAPVPASFKKSYDTWMESGFWSLQAPEEIGGTPAPSSLVWATAEMICGANAPIWMYGAGPFFSRVVFENGNERDKRIAEIMVEKLWGATMVLTEPDAGSDVGAGKTYATPNEDGSWNISGVKRFITSAESDLQENIMHLVLARPRGVEGVGGPGTKGLSLFLVPKYHFDHETGDLTGERNGAYVTNVEHKMGIKVSNTCEVTFGDPQIGGGEPAKGWLLGEVHDGIRQMFDVIENARMMVGTKAIATLSTGYLNALEYAKTRVQGADLTNPAKDAPRVTITHHPDVRRSLLVQKSYAEGMRALIYLTTSWQDKILQHKADGTTDSEEAKLAVAVNDLLLPIVKGYGSEKAWTLLGTESLQTFGGSGFLQEYPIEQYVRDAKIDSIYEGTTAIQGQDFFFRKIVKDQGKAIGQLSADIKAFLAEDGNAELKASKDLLAKGLEDVEGIVGHMFTDLMSAQDEINNIYKVAQNTSRLLLSIGDVVIGWLLLKQAEIAANALATGASQKDTAFYQGKVAAAKFFASYTLPKIAAERAIAEAVDNSLMEFSEDIF, encoded by the coding sequence GTGAGCCACTACAAGAGCAACCTGCGAGACATCGAGTTCAACCTCTTCGAGGTCTTCGGCACGGACAAGCTGCTCGGCACCGGTCCCTGGGCCGAGCTCGACATCGACACGGCGAAGGAGATCCTCGCCGAGGTCGAGCGCATCTCCCGCGAGGACCTTGCGGCCTCCTTCGAGGACAGCGACCGCAACCCGCCCGTCTTCGATCCCACGACCAACACCGCGCCCGTCCCGGCGTCCTTCAAGAAGTCCTACGACACCTGGATGGAGTCGGGCTTCTGGAGCCTGCAGGCCCCCGAGGAGATCGGCGGCACCCCCGCCCCGTCCTCCCTGGTGTGGGCCACGGCCGAGATGATCTGCGGCGCCAACGCCCCCATCTGGATGTACGGCGCCGGCCCCTTCTTCTCTCGCGTCGTCTTCGAGAACGGCAACGAGCGCGACAAGCGCATCGCCGAGATCATGGTCGAGAAGCTCTGGGGCGCCACCATGGTGCTGACCGAGCCCGACGCCGGCTCCGACGTCGGCGCCGGCAAGACCTACGCCACCCCCAACGAGGACGGCTCCTGGAACATCTCCGGCGTCAAGCGTTTCATCACCAGCGCCGAGTCGGACCTGCAGGAGAACATCATGCACCTCGTGCTCGCGCGTCCGCGCGGCGTCGAGGGCGTCGGCGGCCCGGGCACGAAGGGCCTCTCGCTCTTCCTCGTCCCGAAGTACCACTTCGACCACGAGACCGGTGACCTGACCGGCGAGCGCAACGGTGCGTACGTCACCAACGTCGAGCACAAGATGGGCATCAAGGTCTCCAACACCTGTGAGGTCACCTTCGGCGACCCGCAGATCGGTGGCGGCGAGCCGGCCAAGGGCTGGCTCCTCGGCGAGGTCCACGACGGCATCCGCCAGATGTTCGACGTCATCGAGAACGCTCGCATGATGGTCGGCACCAAGGCGATCGCGACGCTGTCGACCGGCTACCTCAACGCACTCGAGTACGCGAAGACCCGCGTCCAGGGCGCCGACCTCACCAACCCGGCGAAGGACGCCCCGCGCGTCACCATCACCCACCACCCCGACGTGCGTCGCTCCCTACTCGTGCAGAAGTCGTACGCCGAGGGCATGCGCGCCCTCATCTACCTGACCACCTCGTGGCAGGACAAGATCCTCCAGCACAAGGCCGACGGCACCACGGACTCCGAGGAGGCCAAGCTGGCCGTCGCGGTCAACGACCTGCTGCTCCCGATCGTCAAGGGCTACGGCTCGGAGAAGGCGTGGACGCTCCTGGGCACCGAGTCGCTCCAGACCTTCGGCGGCTCCGGCTTCCTGCAGGAGTACCCGATCGAGCAGTACGTCCGTGACGCCAAGATCGACTCGATCTACGAGGGCACCACGGCGATCCAGGGCCAGGACTTCTTCTTCCGCAAGATCGTCAAGGACCAGGGCAAGGCCATCGGCCAACTCTCCGCCGACATCAAGGCCTTCCTCGCCGAGGACGGCAACGCGGAGCTCAAGGCATCCAAGGACCTGCTCGCCAAGGGCCTCGAGGACGTCGAGGGCATCGTCGGCCACATGTTCACCGACCTCATGTCCGCCCAGGACGAGATCAACAACATCTACAAGGTCGCGCAGAACACCTCGCGCCTGCTGCTCAGCATCGGTGACGTCGTGATCGGCTGGCTACTCCTCAAGCAGGCGGAAATCGCCGCAAACGCGCTTGCCACAGGTGCCTCCCAGAAGGACACAGCGTTCTATCAGGGGAAGGTCGCCGCGGCGAAGTTCTTCGCTTCCTACACTCTCCCCAAGATTGCCGCCGAGCGAGCGATCGCGGAGGCGGTCGACAACTCGCTCATGGAGTTCAGCGAGGACATCTTCTGA
- a CDS encoding family 43 glycosylhydrolase, protein MLLAGLMQPAEAAKKHKKHGPKPPRSLTTNDFPDPSVVKTSNGYVVVGTGPNLPRMTSRNGLAFKAAAPALTRAPAWARGVGMWAADLVQRGARWVLYFAAPVRGGKSSSHCIGVATGARPDGTFTPLDDAPLVCPAGLDTPPAEDQFIDTPGATTSNPATAHGAIDPSFTILGGRSYLLYKTDGSPSTIRLLPLSGDGLHAAAASRQLLTSSGVVENPVIFRHGPFWYLLTSEGSYATCSYRTVWRRSKSPLTSWQHQAAHLFLSTSKQGLCGPGGADVVTNGKNLLVYFHAWTCRHRYQTCDAPLNPRRSPVRAVYGLRLGFTKHGFPMVDRWLKPRFNR, encoded by the coding sequence GTGCTTCTCGCCGGCCTCATGCAGCCCGCCGAGGCTGCCAAGAAGCACAAGAAGCACGGGCCCAAGCCACCGCGGTCGTTGACCACGAACGACTTTCCCGATCCGAGCGTCGTCAAGACGTCCAACGGCTACGTCGTCGTCGGCACCGGTCCCAACCTGCCCCGGATGACGTCCCGCAACGGCCTGGCCTTCAAGGCCGCCGCTCCGGCCCTCACCCGGGCGCCCGCCTGGGCGCGCGGCGTCGGCATGTGGGCCGCGGACCTGGTTCAGCGCGGCGCCCGCTGGGTGCTCTACTTCGCCGCGCCGGTGCGCGGGGGGAAGTCCTCGAGCCACTGCATCGGCGTCGCGACCGGCGCCCGACCCGACGGCACCTTCACGCCGCTGGACGACGCGCCACTGGTCTGCCCGGCCGGGCTCGACACTCCGCCGGCCGAGGACCAGTTCATCGACACCCCGGGCGCGACGACGTCCAACCCAGCCACGGCACATGGGGCGATCGACCCATCGTTCACCATCCTCGGAGGACGTTCCTACCTGCTCTACAAGACAGACGGATCGCCCTCGACGATCCGGTTGCTCCCGTTGAGCGGTGACGGCCTCCACGCGGCCGCGGCCAGCCGCCAGCTCCTCACTTCATCGGGCGTGGTCGAGAATCCCGTGATCTTCCGGCACGGCCCCTTCTGGTACCTGCTCACCTCCGAGGGCAGCTATGCCACGTGCAGCTACCGCACTGTGTGGCGACGTTCGAAGAGCCCGCTCACGAGCTGGCAGCACCAGGCCGCCCACCTCTTCCTCAGCACCAGCAAGCAGGGGCTGTGTGGCCCGGGCGGCGCGGACGTCGTCACGAACGGCAAGAATCTGCTCGTCTACTTCCATGCGTGGACGTGTCGACACCGGTACCAGACCTGCGACGCGCCGCTCAACCCACGACGGTCACCCGTGCGGGCCGTCTACGGCCTCCGTCTCGGCTTCACGAAGCACGGCTTCCCGATGGTCGACCGCTGGCTGAAGCCACGCTTCAACCGCTGA
- a CDS encoding crotonase/enoyl-CoA hydratase family protein, with translation MALVTCTITDGIAHVRLARPEKLNALTLPLLEELTATARRLAKDTTLRAVVLAGEGDAFCAGLDFASVLKKPAAVAKAFTPRPWRKAGTNTFQAAAWAWREVPVPVIAAVHGHCLGGGVQIALGADFRIATPDSSWSVLEGKWGIIPDMSGIQSLSELIGIDRAKLLTMTAETISGTEAHELGLVTQLDADPVTAATALAQKLATKSPDALAAAKRLFDDTWGRSPRRTFSRERIEQLRLLFSTNAKIAREAAFSRTPAAYRPRAKR, from the coding sequence ATGGCTCTCGTCACCTGCACGATCACCGACGGCATCGCCCACGTGCGCCTCGCGCGCCCGGAGAAGCTCAACGCCCTCACGCTGCCACTCCTCGAGGAGCTGACGGCCACCGCGCGCCGCCTGGCGAAGGACACCACGCTCCGCGCCGTCGTCCTCGCCGGTGAGGGTGACGCCTTCTGCGCCGGCCTGGACTTCGCGAGCGTTCTGAAGAAGCCGGCCGCCGTCGCCAAGGCCTTCACGCCGCGCCCGTGGCGCAAGGCCGGCACCAACACCTTCCAGGCCGCCGCCTGGGCGTGGCGGGAGGTGCCCGTTCCCGTGATCGCGGCGGTCCACGGCCACTGCCTCGGCGGAGGTGTGCAGATCGCGCTGGGCGCCGACTTCCGGATCGCGACGCCGGACTCGAGCTGGTCGGTGCTCGAGGGCAAGTGGGGGATCATCCCCGACATGTCGGGCATCCAGTCGCTCTCCGAGCTGATCGGCATCGACCGCGCCAAGCTGCTCACCATGACCGCCGAGACGATCAGTGGCACCGAGGCCCACGAGCTCGGCCTCGTCACGCAGCTCGACGCCGACCCCGTGACGGCCGCCACGGCGCTCGCGCAGAAGCTCGCCACCAAGTCGCCCGACGCCCTCGCGGCCGCCAAGCGCCTCTTCGACGACACCTGGGGCCGCTCGCCCCGCCGCACCTTCTCGCGCGAGCGGATCGAGCAGCTGCGCCTGCTCTTCAGCACCAACGCCAAGATCGCCCGGGAGGCCGCTTTCAGCCGTACGCCGGCGGCGTACCGCCCGCGCGCCAAGCGCTGA
- a CDS encoding CAP domain-containing protein, which translates to MAALKALLLALTVSSALVVSAPAHASGSGAFKPRKEQNAKVMRAYRAEILRLVNRERTSRGLRALRPLKCANRFAAELANQMDRENSFHHSNLASLLPRCGLQEAGENIEIGARSAKATVRAWMHSPGHRANILTASYRLSGIGLVYDNSRRRWIAVQDFGAR; encoded by the coding sequence ATGGCCGCCCTCAAGGCGCTGCTCCTCGCGCTGACCGTCTCGTCCGCACTTGTCGTCTCCGCTCCGGCGCACGCCAGCGGCTCGGGCGCCTTCAAGCCCCGCAAGGAACAGAATGCGAAGGTGATGAGGGCCTACCGCGCTGAGATCCTGCGCCTGGTCAACCGGGAGCGCACGAGCCGGGGGCTGCGGGCCCTCCGGCCCCTCAAGTGCGCCAACCGATTCGCGGCCGAGCTCGCGAACCAGATGGACCGGGAGAACAGCTTCCACCACTCCAACCTGGCCAGCCTGCTTCCGCGCTGTGGTCTTCAGGAGGCCGGCGAGAACATCGAGATCGGCGCCCGTTCGGCGAAGGCGACCGTCCGTGCGTGGATGCACAGCCCCGGCCACCGCGCCAACATCCTCACGGCGTCGTACCGGCTGAGCGGCATCGGCCTGGTCTACGACAACTCGCGGCGTCGCTGGATCGCGGTCCAGGACTTCGGGGCGCGCTGA